The Caldisericota bacterium genome contains a region encoding:
- a CDS encoding stalk domain-containing protein, protein MKKLLIFFILIVLVLTPLYARAGEDFNWGNAKDINGGIINSIALSRNFSADKTAYASTDAAIFASSDAGKTWDKLPFSFTEGANIVFISKTFRENAIILGTKDGVYISENKGKYWQVFNRGMKESYIIDIAEDSEGNLFALSFNGNLMQRNRDNDYWKTVMQIYPAATTITVSQNYIYTGCEEGTIYKINPSSKEKEAIAKNITESPISKLLVHNSTIYASTFYDGMFIGNKGDFAHELSGIKINDFAIENGKIFVATIDKGLMVKNGEWKTISKLDDVAIKCMTISNNFTTDNTIFIGTIGKGIFRSINAGITFTKSSYGITATSIVAVGFSSTYSTDGTVFVGTKRNGLYESTDFGKTFSYVPSFTSHYSITSICTTNNFTETQTVYVGTEGDGLFISEDNGKIFQKLNVLPTQYISALFYTDSRTLIVGTGNNGIFTAKIQDSFFTQSNNGILPFDMNIISIAGSGDTIFIGTNGGGLYKSTNSGESWGKIGDRDIPPYSISDISLSSNYTSDHTLLVGTTGSGIFISKNGGLNFTNISDALLKNYMWVDGAQLSPNFSADHIIFAGSWDGVYLSTDSGNNWSNITGNKDNRYVYKVYFTPDFQYKKSGALYVATESGSLYILNQKEKTIIKLWPDNPKMTVNGVSKEIDIGRGTKPVIIPKWERTVVPIRAIVEALGGTISWESKTRKVTINFETTTIELWIDNPKAKVNGAEVWIDTDNHDVKPIIVNDRTMLPLRFVAESLGCDVGWDNDTRTITITYGG, encoded by the coding sequence ATGAAAAAATTGCTGATCTTTTTTATACTCATTGTTTTAGTGCTTACTCCACTGTATGCAAGAGCAGGAGAAGATTTCAACTGGGGTAACGCAAAAGACATAAACGGAGGCATCATAAACAGTATAGCCCTTTCCCGGAATTTCAGTGCAGATAAAACAGCGTATGCCTCAACGGACGCTGCTATCTTTGCCTCAAGCGACGCAGGAAAAACGTGGGACAAACTACCATTTTCTTTCACGGAAGGAGCAAACATCGTTTTTATATCCAAAACTTTCCGGGAAAACGCTATTATTTTAGGTACAAAGGACGGCGTTTACATCTCTGAAAATAAAGGAAAATACTGGCAGGTATTTAACCGAGGTATGAAGGAAAGCTATATAATAGATATTGCAGAAGATTCGGAAGGAAACCTTTTTGCGCTTTCATTCAATGGAAACCTTATGCAAAGAAATAGAGATAACGACTACTGGAAAACGGTAATGCAAATATACCCCGCTGCAACAACTATCACAGTATCTCAAAATTACATCTATACAGGATGCGAGGAAGGGACAATTTATAAAATAAACCCGTCAAGCAAAGAAAAGGAAGCAATAGCAAAAAACATCACAGAAAGCCCTATCTCAAAGCTTTTAGTACATAACAGCACGATATACGCATCTACCTTTTACGATGGGATGTTTATAGGAAACAAAGGAGATTTTGCCCACGAGCTCAGTGGCATAAAAATAAATGACTTCGCAATAGAAAATGGTAAAATTTTTGTTGCAACAATTGACAAAGGCCTCATGGTAAAAAACGGGGAGTGGAAAACAATATCGAAGTTGGATGACGTTGCCATAAAATGTATGACAATTTCAAACAATTTTACAACAGACAACACAATATTCATAGGAACAATAGGCAAAGGCATATTCCGTTCAATTAATGCCGGGATAACATTCACAAAGTCAAGCTATGGAATAACGGCTACATCTATCGTTGCAGTCGGATTCTCCTCCACGTACAGTACAGATGGCACCGTATTCGTAGGAACAAAACGCAACGGCCTGTACGAATCAACCGATTTTGGCAAAACATTCAGCTATGTCCCGTCCTTCACATCTCACTACAGCATTACAAGTATCTGTACGACAAATAACTTCACAGAAACACAAACAGTATATGTAGGAACAGAAGGAGACGGATTATTTATATCAGAAGATAATGGAAAGATCTTTCAAAAACTAAATGTACTACCGACACAGTACATCTCTGCCCTTTTCTACACAGATAGCAGGACGCTCATTGTAGGGACAGGAAACAATGGGATTTTTACTGCAAAGATCCAGGATAGTTTCTTCACCCAATCAAATAATGGCATTTTACCTTTTGATATGAATATAATAAGCATAGCAGGAAGCGGAGACACAATCTTCATCGGAACAAACGGGGGAGGCCTGTACAAATCCACAAACTCCGGCGAAAGCTGGGGCAAAATCGGAGACAGGGATATCCCACCATACAGCATCTCCGATATATCCCTGTCAAGCAACTACACCTCCGACCACACTCTTCTCGTAGGAACGACAGGATCGGGAATCTTTATTTCAAAAAACGGTGGGCTGAATTTTACAAACATATCTGATGCACTTTTAAAAAACTACATGTGGGTAGACGGGGCACAGCTCTCTCCTAATTTTTCGGCAGACCACATCATATTTGCAGGTTCCTGGGATGGCGTATATCTCAGCACCGATTCTGGCAATAACTGGAGCAATATCACGGGAAATAAAGATAACAGATACGTGTACAAAGTATACTTTACCCCTGATTTTCAATATAAAAAAAGCGGGGCACTGTATGTGGCAACCGAATCAGGCAGCCTTTATATCCTGAACCAGAAGGAAAAAACAATCATCAAACTTTGGCCAGACAATCCGAAAATGACCGTAAATGGTGTTTCCAAGGAAATAGACATTGGTAGAGGCACAAAGCCCGTTATTATACCTAAATGGGAAAGGACAGTTGTACCAATTAGAGCAATAGTAGAAGCTTTGGGTGGAACAATCAGCTGGGAAAGTAAGACAAGA
- the dapF gene encoding diaminopimelate epimerase, with protein sequence MKEKMITFEKYHGTGNDFIIIDGRKFPLKNPLSVAKELCKIHFSIGADDVLYLEESNIADIKMHVCEPDGTEADMCGNGVRCVGAYLLKEGNEEVTIETLSGIKKVSKKDNLFTVDMGEMQSIRKFIASGQNKIMENIKINEKTFYIVSSGEPHAVAFTRNLKQLDIEREALPIAHKFEVFPKGINVDFIEREGNDIKVRTFERGVWNETLACGTGAVASAFVAKYLFSIKNGIKVQMKGGELFVTFENKKSFLTGEAKFVFRGEIGDTK encoded by the coding sequence TTGAAAGAAAAAATGATAACATTTGAAAAATATCACGGTACAGGAAATGATTTCATTATCATTGACGGGAGAAAATTTCCTCTGAAAAATCCTCTTTCAGTAGCAAAAGAACTTTGCAAAATACATTTTTCTATAGGAGCAGATGACGTTCTCTATCTTGAAGAAAGCAATATTGCCGATATCAAAATGCACGTCTGTGAACCAGATGGAACAGAAGCAGATATGTGCGGCAATGGAGTACGGTGCGTTGGAGCATATCTGTTAAAAGAAGGGAACGAAGAAGTTACTATCGAAACATTATCCGGAATAAAAAAGGTTTCAAAAAAAGACAACCTATTTACTGTAGATATGGGGGAGATGCAGTCAATAAGAAAATTTATCGCTTCTGGGCAAAACAAAATAATGGAAAATATAAAAATAAACGAAAAAACTTTTTATATAGTCTCATCCGGAGAGCCACATGCAGTAGCTTTCACCCGCAATTTAAAACAATTAGACATAGAGAGAGAAGCCCTGCCAATTGCACATAAATTTGAAGTTTTTCCGAAAGGAATTAACGTGGATTTTATAGAAAGAGAAGGAAACGACATCAAAGTAAGAACCTTTGAAAGAGGCGTTTGGAACGAAACACTTGCCTGTGGCACGGGAGCTGTCGCATCTGCATTTGTCGCAAAATATCTATTCAGCATAAAAAACGGAATAAAAGTGCAAATGAAAGGCGGCGAACTCTTTGTAACATTCGAAAATAAGAAAAGTTTCCTCACGGGCGAAGCCAAATTCGTGTTTAGAGGAGAAATAGGAGATACAAAATGA
- the murA gene encoding UDP-N-acetylglucosamine 1-carboxyvinyltransferase, with product MEYFEIKGGRPLNGIVKISGAKNATFPILSAALLIDGKTHIKKVPGVVDVINFINILKGLGVKIEENKDEITMDTTENIKSKIDHKKNHNLRGTQTLLGALMGRNKEAMLPSLGGCNIGARPIDLHLKGLKKLGATVNWKKGYLHAKAKKLVGTSIYLDFPSVGATENLIIAATKAQGTTILENTAREPEIENLVDFLNKAGANIQTKRPGVIYIKGVKKLHPVNFTLIPDRIEAATYLIIGAITRGNITIKDVRTQDFEPVIMKLKEMGAEIETNNNEVHLFADGRFKSVNIKTLPFPGFPTDAQPQIMSLMSVSKGTSIITETIFENRFRATEGLQKMGASIRIEHDTAIVTGIERLNSANVAATDLRGGAALITAALATKGTSKILDISHVDRGYEKIEEKIKKLGGHIERKNDNI from the coding sequence ATGGAATACTTTGAAATTAAAGGCGGCAGACCCCTTAACGGTATCGTAAAAATTTCTGGAGCAAAAAACGCAACATTCCCCATCCTTTCGGCAGCTCTGCTGATAGACGGAAAAACACATATTAAAAAAGTTCCGGGAGTAGTAGATGTAATAAATTTCATCAATATCTTGAAAGGATTAGGCGTTAAAATTGAAGAAAATAAAGACGAGATTACGATGGACACAACCGAAAATATAAAATCAAAAATAGACCATAAGAAGAACCATAACTTAAGAGGTACCCAAACACTGTTGGGAGCACTTATGGGAAGAAATAAAGAAGCAATGCTTCCCTCTCTGGGAGGATGTAACATTGGAGCTCGCCCGATAGACCTGCATCTTAAAGGGCTAAAAAAATTGGGAGCTACTGTAAATTGGAAAAAAGGATATCTTCACGCAAAAGCAAAAAAACTTGTAGGAACATCTATATATCTCGATTTCCCAAGTGTTGGAGCCACAGAAAATCTGATTATCGCAGCGACAAAAGCCCAAGGCACTACAATATTAGAAAATACGGCAAGAGAACCTGAAATAGAAAACCTTGTAGATTTCCTGAACAAAGCAGGTGCAAATATCCAGACCAAAAGGCCAGGTGTGATATATATTAAAGGCGTAAAAAAGCTTCACCCTGTAAATTTTACTCTCATCCCAGACCGCATAGAAGCAGCCACATATCTCATAATAGGAGCGATAACCCGTGGAAATATTACAATCAAAGATGTAAGAACACAAGATTTTGAGCCGGTCATTATGAAATTAAAAGAAATGGGCGCAGAGATAGAAACGAACAACAATGAAGTACATCTATTTGCAGATGGAAGGTTCAAAAGCGTAAATATAAAAACGCTCCCCTTCCCCGGCTTTCCAACTGATGCCCAGCCGCAAATAATGTCTCTTATGTCGGTATCAAAAGGAACAAGCATAATCACAGAAACCATATTTGAAAACAGATTTAGAGCCACAGAAGGACTGCAAAAAATGGGAGCATCCATACGAATAGAACACGATACAGCCATAGTAACAGGAATAGAACGGCTAAACAGTGCAAATGTAGCAGCCACGGATTTGCGAGGAGGAGCAGCTCTCATAACGGCAGCGCTTGCAACAAAAGGAACAAGCAAAATACTTGACATTTCTCACGTCGACAGGGGGTATGAAAAAATAGAAGAGAAAATAAAGAAATTGGGAGGACATATTGAAAGAAAAAATGATAACATTTGA